Proteins from one Plasmodium yoelii strain 17X genome assembly, chromosome: 2 genomic window:
- a CDS encoding early transcribed membrane protein, translating into MKVPKVSALFLVFLLSVSFLPSSSLCDPNAANTKIPNIPNPTANAQSPTVSGNSIEQTAEEPNAATKVNNVPVPEKKNDAPVENKDIEKVNDQINAKSKTKPLLISAISAVVAIAIASALGYGIYTKKNSNTPNEDEPSIPSTDDDTGVSEESNEQPIPEELPIPETTENTETPQ; encoded by the coding sequence atgaaagtcCCTAAAGTAAGTGCACTTTTTTTGGTTTTTCTCCTTTCCGTTTCTTTTTTACCATCATCTTCATTATGTGATCCAAACGCCGCCAATACTAAAATTCCTAATATTCCTAACCCAACTGCTAATGCTCAATCACCAACCGTAAGTGGTAACTCAATTGAACAAACCGCAGAAGAACCAAATGCAGCTACAAAAGTTAACAATGTACCAGTtccagaaaaaaaaaatgatgcaCCAGTTGAAAATAAGGATATAGAAAAAGTTAATGACCAAATAAATGCAAAAAGCAAAACAAAACCATTGTTAATTTCAGCAATATCAGCTGTTGTAGCAATAGCAATTGCAAGTGCATTAGGTTATGGTATATATACAAAGAAAAACTCAAATACCCCAAATGAAGATGAACCATCTATTCCATCTACTGATGATGATACAGGTGTTTCTGAAGAATCTAACGAACAACCCATACCTGAAGAATTACCAATTCCTGAAACCACCGAAAATACTGAAACCCCACAATAA
- a CDS encoding TatD-like deoxyribonuclease, putative: protein MKLIFYSIKCVIILWYISEIFIKANVIKIFKNIRYFISVKNNKTFKIKKKINLHNTKTIKMSEMEHSFIDIGSNLADKMFDGIYNKKKHENDLKYVLNRAKYNNVEKIIITCTCIEDIDKSLNICETYDPKGEFLFLTAGVHPTSSYEFVDKNKIEEHNMIAKNEFEDFLKYFKNESNKEQQEINNLECDIKNQDLKVDKNTLNGDLYIPGFVYNEQDQNYLDKLKEKIEKHSNRIVCIGEMGLDFDRLHFCPKYIQIKYFIYQLKLVQMFKLPIFLHMRNCSDTFFEILEKYKPLIEQVGGVIHSFTDKEEIIQKITNYKNLYIGINGCSLKTVENINAVKKIPMDLLLLETDAPWCGIKKTHASYHYIKDKYEKRNYTNLKKIKNILQCDDTIIFKDRNEPYNIVDIAEITYKIKGENMSFNSFCQKVRCNTVKLFKKLR from the exons atgaaattaattttttactctataaaatgtgttattattttgtggTACATATCTGAGATTTTTATAAAAGCtaatgttattaaaatatttaaaaatataagataCTTTATATCcgttaaaaacaataaaacgtttaaaataaaaaaaaaaattaacttaCATAATACAAAGACTATAAAAATGAGTGAAATGGAGCATTCGTTTATCGATATAGGATCAAATTTAGCAGATAAAATGTTCGATGGAATATACAATAAGAAAAAACAtgaaaatgatttaaaata tgtTTTGAATAGAGCCAAGTATAATAATGTAGAGAAAATCATAATAACATGTACATGTATCGAAGATATTGATAAATCTTTAAACATTTGCGAAACATATg ACCCTAAAGGggaatttctttttttaactGCTGGAGTTCACCCTACAAGTTCCTATGAATTcgtagataaaaataaaattgaggAACATAATATGATAgcaaaaaatgaatttgaagattttttaaaatattttaaaaatgaatccAATAAAGAACAACAAGAAATTAATAACTTGGAATGTGACATAAAAAATCAGGATCTAAAAGTAGACAAAAATACATTAAATGgtgatttatatattcctGGATTTGTATATAATGAACAAgatcaaaattatttagataaattaaaagaaaaaatagaaaaacaTAGCAATAGAATTGTATGTATAGGAGAAATGGGATTAGATTTTGATAGATTACATTTTTGTCCcaaatatattcaaattaaatattttatatatcaatTAAAATTAGTTCAAATGTTTAAATTGccaatttttttacatatgaGAAATTGCTCAgatacattttttgaaatcttagaaaaatataaacctTTAATTGAACAAGTTGGAGGAGTTATTCACAGTTTTACAGATAAAGAAgaaattattcaaaaaataacaaattataaaaacttatatataggaataaatgGTTGTTCTTTAAAAACagttgaaaatattaatgccgttaaaaaaataccaatggatcttttattattagaaaCAGATGCTCCTTGGTGtggtataaaaaaaacacatgCTTCATACCATTATATTAAagataaatatgaaaaaagaaattacACAAACTtaaagaaaattaaaaatatacttCAATGTGATGatactattatatttaaGGATAGGAACGAGCCATATAATATTgt AGATATAGCCGAaataacatataaaataaaaggagAAAACATGtcatttaattcattttgcCAAAA GGTAAGATGCAATACAGTAAAACTATTTAAAAAGTTAAGgtaa